The Helicobacter jaachi DNA window ATTATAAAGATGTGGTGAGTGCGCAAAAAGTGGCTATTATTGATTATGATAGCACCACTTCTTCGCGTGAGTTAATCCGTTTTTTTAAGGCCTCGCCCTACTTAGATGTAGAAGAGGTATTTTATAGCCCACAAGATGCGCAAGAGCTTATAGAATCTAATCGCGTGTATGGCTTGCTCATTATTCCTAATGATTTTGAAAAGCACCTCTATGAGCGTATTCCACCAACTATTGCCATTATGGCAAATGCTTCTTATTTGCTTATTTATGGTGCGATTGCAAATGCTGCCACTGACGCCATTAGTGCGTTTAATGCCTATCTTAAACAAAAGCAAAATATTACAGAATATGATATCTTAGTCCCTAAGCTTATTCCGCTTTTTAACCCCTCTATGGGCTATATTAATTACACATTAGCGCCTATTTTAATTTTTATCTTGCATCAAACGCTTATAGCCGGTGCAGGTGTGATTGGTGGCACGCAAAATCAGCAATTTATACAAGGTGCTAGGACATATTATGCATGGGCAAATCCGCTTATTATTGTGCTATCAAAGCTGATGGTGTTTTTTTGCATTTATAGTGTGCTATTTTTGCTGTATTTTGGCTTTGCGTATGCGTTTTATGGTGTGCATGTGCATGCGCATATTCTTGAATTTTGGCTTTTTAGCATTGCTTTTATTTTATCTACTGCGGCATTTGGCATATTTTTTGGCACGCTTTTACCTAATCGCGCGCTTTCAACACAAATTATTATGCTCGCCTCAATGCCTATTGTCTTTTTGCTAGGCTTTATGTGGCCTAAAGCTCAAATTGCCCCATGGGCTAGCGATGTAGTGGCATTTTTACCAGCATATCATGGTATAAATGGGCTTTTGGAGCTTAATCAAATGGGCGCTAGCTTTGGCAGCGTGTGGGATTATTTTATGAGTTTATTATTTTTAGGCGCGCTATACATCGCTGCAAGCACTTTTATGATTTATAAAAGGACGGATAGAATCTAGATTCTATAAACGCGCGGTGTTGCATATTACACGGGTTTTGCGAGCTTATACTTGCTTTTTATAGCTTGCCACTGCCCAGAGATTAAGCGCAATAGCAAAAAGCGCAAGGGCGAGCAAATCTTGCCACAAATGCGCTAAGTGACTACCTTTAAGAAAAATACTGCGTAGGGCTTCTATAAAATATTTAAGCGGATTAAAATATGCTAGATATTGCGCAAATGTGGGCATTGACTTCACAGAAGTATAAAGTCCGCTCATCAAAACCAAAATAAGCACAAAGAAAAACATCACAAACATCGCCTGCTGCATATTGCTTGAATAATTTGAAATCACAAGCCCAAAGCCCGCCACCACAAATATATACACTAAGCTAAAAAGATAAATAAGCCCATAGCTCCCCTGTGAGCTAAAGCCATAAACCGCCCACGCAAGCACAAAGCAAAGCGTAATCACAATAAGCCCAATAATCCAATAAGGAATGAGCTTTGCGATGATTAGGTTAAAGCGCGATATGGGCGTTACATTAAGCTGCTCCAAATTGCCCTTTTGCTTTTCGCCCACGATATTAAACGCAGGCAAAAAACCGCAAATCATCGTAAGTACCATGGCTAAGAGTGCAGGAATCATATAAATTTTATAATCAAGTTTGGGATTAAAATAATAATTACCAAAAATCATATCCCCCATATTTGCGCTATTTGCATTGATATGGGCTGATTTTTGCGCACCAAAAGTAGCAATAATATTTGCTAAATAGCTAGAGCCAAGTAAGCCTTTAGTAGCATTTATGGCATTAGCATAAATGCCCACATGCGCACTTTTAAAGCGTGTGATATTAAGCTCAAAGTGTGCGGGGATTTCAAGCACAATATCGCATTGATTATTATTGATACAAGTATGAGTATCATCTACGGATATAATCTTAAAATACGCGCCCGCGCCAATTTTGGCTATAAGCTGGCGTGAAAGGCTAGATTTATCAAAATCTAAAATGCCAAGATTAATGTTTTTTATCTCCATATTTGCCGCAAAAGGCATAACTAGCACCACCATAATAGGAAACATTACAATAAGTTTAGGGATAAATTTCCCACGCAGGATTTGCTTAAATTCTTTTTGAATAAGAAATAGCATTTTTCAAAGCCTTACTTTAAAAGTTTTTAGGCTAATGAGTAAAATTACACCAAGCATGAGGCTTAAAATCATAAATTCACTCCATACAAAGGCTATGCCAAGCCCTTGTAGCATAATCTTTTTAAGCGCGATGATAAACCATTTTGCCGGAATGATATGGGAGATGTATTGCAAAATAAGGGGCATAGATTCTATGGGGAACATCATGCCTGAAAGCAGCATAATAGGCATCATAAAAAGCATGCCCGATACGAGCATAGCCACAATTTGCGTTTTGGCGATGTTTGATACTAGTAAGCCTATACTTAGTGAAAGTATCAAATACAGCACACACAGGGCTAAAAGCAGCCCAAAAGACCCCACAATGTGCAAATCTAGCAAACTCACGCACACCACAAGCACCACCAGCAAGCTTACAAATGAAAGCGTAAAATAAGGCAAAATCTTGCCAAGTATCATCACAAGCGGATTTATAGGGCTTGTAAGCAGCGTTTCCATACTGCCTAGCTCCTTTTCGCGCACGATTGACACAGAAGTCATCATCGCGCATATTAGCATTAAAATCATGCCTAAAAGACCCGGCACAAAGCTATACGCGCTTTTGCCTTGAGGATTAAAAAGCATAGTAGTGTGCGGAGTGATGCTTATTTGTGCAGGCTTAAGGCTTTGATGAGATGTAGCAAGGTGGGAGAGTAGCACACCTTGTGTGAATAGATAAATGCTGCTAGCGCGATTTGCATCACTTGCATCGAGTAAAAGCTGCACGCGCGCAGGCGTGGTATTATCAAATGCCACCACCATGTCAAGCCTATTATTGGCAAAAATATCTTGTAAATCTTTTTTAGATTCTATAATTTTGTCCAAAGTGAAGTATGGATTGCTGCTTAGCGCGGAAATAAGCTTGCTAGATAGATAATCTTTTTGCAAATCAAGTAAGGCAAAATTGATATTTTTCACTTCATTATTAAGTGCAAAGCCAAAGAGCAGCAGTTGGATAATTGGCATAAGCAGCAGTATCATCATCGTGCGCACATCGCGCAAAATATGATAAAACTCCTTTTTACTAAAAGCAATAAAGGCTTTAAAATGTGTTTGTTTCATATTGACCTTTTAATCTTGCTAGATTCTATAATGGCGCTAGCTTTGCTTCTAAAAATGGCGCGTAGTCTCACCAAAAGGCGCAAAAGCGATTATAGCATAGATTCTATAAAATTCAAACGATTGTTTTAATTTATTGCATACATATACCCATTATTTTTAAACTGTTAAGATTATGCTTTTGCTAAGATGTCGCACTTTAGGGGAGTAAATGAAAGGAGCTAGAGAGAAAATCATACAAATTGCCGCGCAGAGTTTTGCCCAAAATGGCTATGATGGCACTTCCACGCGTGAAATTACAGCAAAAGCAGGCGTTAATCTCTCCTCCATTTCATATTATTTTGGGGGCAAGGAGGGGTTGTTTAAAGCTGTGATAGAGGAGTGTTTCAAGCCCATTTTGACTTTTATTGACACTATGGAGGGAAATCCTTCGGGCATTGCGTGTTTAAAGGGTTATCTTAATTTTGCTTATGCCTATATTCATAATCAAACTTATGGGCGCTTTGTCTTGTGGCTTTTGAGCGCACCACATAGTTTTAGGGCTTTTGTGGTGGCAAATTATATGTCTAGGGTGTTTAGTTTTCTTAAAGGCTGTATGCAAAAGGGCAAGGATTGCGGCGAGCTAAGGGCGGATTTAGATATAGAATCTGCGTGCCTTATGTTTGTTGGTATGATAAATTTTTATATCCTTAATCAAGATAATATTCAAATGCTGCTTCACCCACAGCTTGCCGCTACAAAGCCCGCTGCGCGCAAGAGTGCGCATAAAAAAGATGCAAAGGAAGTGGCTTATTTTGAATATATGATAGAAATTTTTCTGCAAGGTGCTGGCACGAATCGATAAATTTTCAAAACTCCCACCAAATATCCCGCTTTGGCGCAGAATCTAGCTCATAGACTTCTCCTAAGCGCGGCACACTAATAGGCAATTGATACAAATCACAAAGCTTAATGAGATTTTTAAGCGGTTCATTCCACGCGTGGCTCCCTGCGACAAATCGTCCATAGTGGATTGGCATAACCATTTTTGCGTGCAAATCAAGCGCGGCTTGTAGCACTTGAGGCGTGAAAGAATGCGAATATTTCCACGCGATATTGTATTGCCCATTTTCCAAAATGGCTAAATCCACGCCGCCAAAGGCATTGCCAATGTCCTTAAAATGTGTATAATATCCCCCATCGCCGCTTAAAAATATCTTTTTCCCTCCAATTTCTAACAAATACGAACTCCATAATGTCCTATCCCACTCTAGCCCCCTACCGGAGCTATGTTGCGCAGGCGTAGCGTGCAGGCGTATATCTGGCGCTAGAGATACGCTCTCCCACCAATTAAGCTCGGTAATCTTGCTAGATTCTATCCCCCAAAATCGCAAATGAGAACCCACACCAAGAGGCACAATAAAGCGCTCCACCTGCGCCTTTAGCGCATTAATGGTAGGGTAATCCAAATGGTCATAGTGGTCGTGAGTAATTACAAGCGCATTAATTGTGTTAAAATCCTTAGCACTCCAGTGGATATCTGCCTTGAAAGCGCGGTTTATAAAGCTTTTTGGCGAAGCATAATCGCTAAAAACAGGGTCAATGAGCATCGTAAAATCTTTATAATTTATAAGCAATGATGAATGCCCAAACCACACTACAGCAGGACTTTGGCTATAAAGCGTATGAAAATTTTCCTCTACAAAGGGTAGTGGCTTATTTGGAGTAGCGTTTTTAGGCTTAAATAAATAATATTTCGCCACAGCCCACATTGATGCGCGCTCGATGTGGGGCATTTGGGGATTTAGATTCTTAAAATATCCTTTTTGTTTTTGCGCATTCCATTCAAAATTAGGCTGATGTATGAAGCGCTGCATATCTTCAAGGCTAGGATTGCTCCCTTTAGCGGGATTTTGCGCATAGAGCATACTAAACGCCATAAACAAAGCACAAAATATGCGCATCACATTTCACAGCAATGCGGAGCTTGTGTGCTAATTTGTAGTCCTAGCTCTTTGTATGCATTAAATCCCCCCGCTAGCAGATAGACATTATTATAGCCCAAGTGTTTTGCCCACAAAAGCGCGACATTGGCGCTGCCCATGGGCGAAAGGATATGCTCCCCGCTGTCATAAAAGACAATCTTTGTATCCTTATCCTCGCCAAGAAATGCTATAAACTCGCTTTGTGCGCGATTAAGCCCATCAGCTTCCCAATTCCACTCGCTGCCATTTTCATTAAGCGTGGGGCTTAGCGCGAATGCAAAATGCTTAGCATTAGGGATTAGCCCTAGATTATAAACCCCACGCGGCAAAGTGGCGATAATATTAAACTCATCTAAATGCTGGACTAAATCTTGTGGCAAAATAAGCTTATAGCCCACGATATTAGCCCGCTCCACTAGTGCTAGCGCGTCATCTATGATATTTTGGGGTGCTTGCTTTTGCAAATTTTCAAGCATTTGTGCTGCATTTGCATCTGCATTTGCCTTTGCTTGCGCGTAATTTTGCGCTTTTGGCAATATTTGGACTAATTCTGTAGCGTAAGTTTTGCTCTCCGCATTGCTTTTTGTGTCTCCACAACCATAAAACAACGCACAAAGTGCGAGTAAAAATAGCCTTTTCATCAAATCTCCTTTTAAAAATTAAATTTACAGAATCTAGCCCTCATAAGACTTGCGCAAAGAGCGCCCAAGCAGCGCGGTATGATAGAATCTAGCCGCTAAATGCGCTGAGTTGGGCATTGATTTTATCATATTTTTCTTGCGCTGCACTCAAGGCTTGCTTATTTTGCTCAAACACATGCGGTGGCGCGTTTTTTATAAACTGCTCATTACTTAGCATGCTTTGCAGTTTGGTAATGTCTTTTTCAAGCTTTTGCTTTTGATTATTTAAACGCGCAGTAATTGCGCTTAAATCAACGCCTGTTAGCTGCATATAGCACTCACAATACTCGCTCACATCAACCACGCTGCCCGCTATTTTATCGCTCACTAGCTCAAGGTGCGCAACTTTAGCTAGCTTGCACACAAATTGTTCAAGCAGTGACTTTGCAAGCGCGGCATTAAGCTTCACATACACTTTTTCCACAGGCGCATTACCTAGCTCCAATGTGGCTTTTAGCCGCCGTATGGAGATAATCACATCTTGGATAATATTAAAATCGCGCTCAATTTGTGCTAGATTGCTATCTAGTGCGCGCGCTTTGGGATAGGGGGCAATCATTATAGAATCTGCAGATTCTATCTTAGTGCCATTAAGGCTATGCCAGAGCCAATCGGTAATAAAAGGCATATAAGGGTGCAAAAGCAACATCGCACCCTTAAAAATCGCACCTAGCTCATATACAGAATCTTTGCTTGCCTTTGCTAGCTCAATCCCCCAATCGCAAAATTCCCCCCACAAAAAGCGATACAAAATACTTGCCCCATCATTGAAGCGATACGCATTTAGCGCCTCTCGCACTTCGTTTGTAGCCTTATAAAAGCGCGCTAGCATATACTGCCCTAGAGGTGTTGTAATCTCTAAATGCCCCACATCGCCAAAGCCACGCTCTAGCGCCTCCTTGCCACCTAGCTGCTCAAGATACATATTTAAAAACTGCGCAGCGTTGTAGAGTTTATTAGTAAAATTATTGATAGTTTCTAAGGTATGCGCAGAGAGCTTCACATCTCGCCCTTGTGCGCAAAGATAAGCCAAACTAAAGCGCAAAGTATCCGCGCCATAAGTTTGTATCATATTTAAAGGGTCAATGACATTGCCTTTGCTTTTTGCCATTTTCTGCCCATCTTTATCCCGCACAAGCGCGTGCAAATAGACATCTTTAAAGGGTAGTTTATGCAGGAGAGATTCCCCACTTAAAATCATTCGCGCCACCCAGAAAAACAAAATATCAAAGCCTGTGATAAGCAAAGTATTAGGATAAAAGTCTATTAAATCATTTGCCCCATACAATGTGTGATTTATAGAATCTACATTTGAAGTATTTTGGCTCTTTTCAATGCTCTCATTCCCCCAGCCTAGCGTGCTGAAAGCCCATAGCCCAGAGCTAAACCAAGTATCTAGCACATCATTATCTTGCTTTGTGATTTTAAGGTGGCATTTTGGGCAAGTGGGATAATCAGATTCTGAAGCGACCCTCTCCCCGCATTCGCAATACCATACAGGGATTCTATGTCCCCACCAAAGCTGACGAGAAATGCACCAATCCTTAAGCTCGCGCATCCATGCGTTGTAGTTATTAAGCCACTGCGGCGGGATAAAATGCAACTGCTTTTCATTCACGCGCTTAATGGCATTAAAAGCGACTTCTTTTTTGACAAACCATTGTTTAGAAATATATGGCTCTACTACATTGCCGCAGCGGTAGCATTTGCCCACTTGATTAGTATAATCCTCGATTTTTTCTACAAAACCTTGCTCTTGCAGTGCTTTTATAATATCGTGGCGCGCTGCTAGCCTATCTTTGCCCGCAAAGGCTCCAGCGTGCGCGTTTAAAATGCCCTTTTCATCAAAAATAGTAATAAATTCTAAATGATGTCTTTTGCCCACTTCATAGTCATTTATATCATGCGCTGGCGTTACCTTCACGCAGCCGCTTCCAAAGTCCATATCCACCGCAGTATCCGCAATGATTGGAATTTCACGATTTAAAAGGGGTAAAATCACGCTTTTACCGATAAAATGCGCGTATCGCTCATCTTGTGGATTAACCATAACCGCACTATCGCCAAAGAAAGTCTCCGGGCGTGTAGTAGCCACAATAAGGCATTCCTTGCTCTCCTTAATAGGGTAGCGCAGATAGTAGAGTTTGCCTGCATTTTCCTCATACTCTACTTCAATATCACTTAGTGCGCCATCTTTCACGCACCAATTTATCATATAATTATCCTGCACGATTAAGCCTTGATTATACCACTGCACAAACGCCTTTTTAACGGCATTTTGCAAGCCTTTATCCATTGTAAAGCGCAGGCGAGACCAAGCGGGCGTGATGCCTAAATGATACATTTGATTAATAATTGCTCCCCCACTTTGCTCTTTCCATTCCCACACGCGTTTTATAAACTCCTCTCTGCCCAAATCCTCCTTATGTATGCCTTGTGCTAAGAGCTGCTTTTCAACTACATTTTGCGTAGCAATGCCTGCG harbors:
- a CDS encoding ABC transporter permease, giving the protein MKGFYEIFLLELKAIFTSVSAMLIIFGGSLFYLFLYPTPYYKDVVSAQKVAIIDYDSTTSSRELIRFFKASPYLDVEEVFYSPQDAQELIESNRVYGLLIIPNDFEKHLYERIPPTIAIMANASYLLIYGAIANAATDAISAFNAYLKQKQNITEYDILVPKLIPLFNPSMGYINYTLAPILIFILHQTLIAGAGVIGGTQNQQFIQGARTYYAWANPLIIVLSKLMVFFCIYSVLFLLYFGFAYAFYGVHVHAHILEFWLFSIAFILSTAAFGIFFGTLLPNRALSTQIIMLASMPIVFLLGFMWPKAQIAPWASDVVAFLPAYHGINGLLELNQMGASFGSVWDYFMSLLFLGALYIAASTFMIYKRTDRI
- a CDS encoding ABC transporter permease, producing MLFLIQKEFKQILRGKFIPKLIVMFPIMVVLVMPFAANMEIKNINLGILDFDKSSLSRQLIAKIGAGAYFKIISVDDTHTCINNNQCDIVLEIPAHFELNITRFKSAHVGIYANAINATKGLLGSSYLANIIATFGAQKSAHINANSANMGDMIFGNYYFNPKLDYKIYMIPALLAMVLTMICGFLPAFNIVGEKQKGNLEQLNVTPISRFNLIIAKLIPYWIIGLIVITLCFVLAWAVYGFSSQGSYGLIYLFSLVYIFVVAGFGLVISNYSSNMQQAMFVMFFFVLILVLMSGLYTSVKSMPTFAQYLAYFNPLKYFIEALRSIFLKGSHLAHLWQDLLALALFAIALNLWAVASYKKQV
- a CDS encoding ABC transporter permease, whose amino-acid sequence is MKQTHFKAFIAFSKKEFYHILRDVRTMMILLLMPIIQLLLFGFALNNEVKNINFALLDLQKDYLSSKLISALSSNPYFTLDKIIESKKDLQDIFANNRLDMVVAFDNTTPARVQLLLDASDANRASSIYLFTQGVLLSHLATSHQSLKPAQISITPHTTMLFNPQGKSAYSFVPGLLGMILMLICAMMTSVSIVREKELGSMETLLTSPINPLVMILGKILPYFTLSFVSLLVVLVVCVSLLDLHIVGSFGLLLALCVLYLILSLSIGLLVSNIAKTQIVAMLVSGMLFMMPIMLLSGMMFPIESMPLILQYISHIIPAKWFIIALKKIMLQGLGIAFVWSEFMILSLMLGVILLISLKTFKVRL
- a CDS encoding TetR/AcrR family transcriptional regulator, which encodes MKGAREKIIQIAAQSFAQNGYDGTSTREITAKAGVNLSSISYYFGGKEGLFKAVIEECFKPILTFIDTMEGNPSGIACLKGYLNFAYAYIHNQTYGRFVLWLLSAPHSFRAFVVANYMSRVFSFLKGCMQKGKDCGELRADLDIESACLMFVGMINFYILNQDNIQMLLHPQLAATKPAARKSAHKKDAKEVAYFEYMIEIFLQGAGTNR
- a CDS encoding MBL fold metallo-hydrolase encodes the protein MLYAQNPAKGSNPSLEDMQRFIHQPNFEWNAQKQKGYFKNLNPQMPHIERASMWAVAKYYLFKPKNATPNKPLPFVEENFHTLYSQSPAVVWFGHSSLLINYKDFTMLIDPVFSDYASPKSFINRAFKADIHWSAKDFNTINALVITHDHYDHLDYPTINALKAQVERFIVPLGVGSHLRFWGIESSKITELNWWESVSLAPDIRLHATPAQHSSGRGLEWDRTLWSSYLLEIGGKKIFLSGDGGYYTHFKDIGNAFGGVDLAILENGQYNIAWKYSHSFTPQVLQAALDLHAKMVMPIHYGRFVAGSHAWNEPLKNLIKLCDLYQLPISVPRLGEVYELDSAPKRDIWWEF
- a CDS encoding rhodanese-like domain-containing protein is translated as MKRLFLLALCALFYGCGDTKSNAESKTYATELVQILPKAQNYAQAKANADANAAQMLENLQKQAPQNIIDDALALVERANIVGYKLILPQDLVQHLDEFNIIATLPRGVYNLGLIPNAKHFAFALSPTLNENGSEWNWEADGLNRAQSEFIAFLGEDKDTKIVFYDSGEHILSPMGSANVALLWAKHLGYNNVYLLAGGFNAYKELGLQISTQAPHCCEM
- a CDS encoding valine--tRNA ligase, with protein sequence MNPTQNTTEAKKGYNPHIIESRFYNICKERGYFEIEGNKSLWEQPNPPCFSIMMPPPNVTGVLHIGHALTFSLQDIITRYKRMNGFKTLYQPGLDHAGIATQNVVEKQLLAQGIHKEDLGREEFIKRVWEWKEQSGGAIINQMYHLGITPAWSRLRFTMDKGLQNAVKKAFVQWYNQGLIVQDNYMINWCVKDGALSDIEVEYEENAGKLYYLRYPIKESKECLIVATTRPETFFGDSAVMVNPQDERYAHFIGKSVILPLLNREIPIIADTAVDMDFGSGCVKVTPAHDINDYEVGKRHHLEFITIFDEKGILNAHAGAFAGKDRLAARHDIIKALQEQGFVEKIEDYTNQVGKCYRCGNVVEPYISKQWFVKKEVAFNAIKRVNEKQLHFIPPQWLNNYNAWMRELKDWCISRQLWWGHRIPVWYCECGERVASESDYPTCPKCHLKITKQDNDVLDTWFSSGLWAFSTLGWGNESIEKSQNTSNVDSINHTLYGANDLIDFYPNTLLITGFDILFFWVARMILSGESLLHKLPFKDVYLHALVRDKDGQKMAKSKGNVIDPLNMIQTYGADTLRFSLAYLCAQGRDVKLSAHTLETINNFTNKLYNAAQFLNMYLEQLGGKEALERGFGDVGHLEITTPLGQYMLARFYKATNEVREALNAYRFNDGASILYRFLWGEFCDWGIELAKASKDSVYELGAIFKGAMLLLHPYMPFITDWLWHSLNGTKIESADSIMIAPYPKARALDSNLAQIERDFNIIQDVIISIRRLKATLELGNAPVEKVYVKLNAALAKSLLEQFVCKLAKVAHLELVSDKIAGSVVDVSEYCECYMQLTGVDLSAITARLNNQKQKLEKDITKLQSMLSNEQFIKNAPPHVFEQNKQALSAAQEKYDKINAQLSAFSG